The Micromonospora sp. NBC_01740 genome includes a window with the following:
- a CDS encoding FUSC family protein, producing MARDRRSSLVRRAILRDRGKELDTARVARAVETLRHRSKVTLHDRLHRLRMAMGLAVQAGLAAGLSWLAAHELLGNPQPVFAPISAVGTLAASVGQRFRRTVELIVGVAIGVAVGDFLIYLLGTGPWQLGLVVTLAIVLTIFAGASVAIVIQAAATAVLIVTLSPSTENLEIPRFIDAFVGGGIALLVTAVLLPLNPLRVINRAARPALDLLAAQLDMAADALRDRDRDKAQRALDRLRNNQEELAAFTEAIEGAKETAMLSPARWHRRDELTHYAEAADPIDRAMRNAGTLTRRAVTLIEDEEPIPETMPDAVAHLAESVRLLKHEFAVGEEPEQARERALRAVSEAGRAYADGVGFSGSVVIAQVRTTASDLMVASGISQEEANRGVRQSFGDQDRPDGEGERDDAPKPPAAPPLG from the coding sequence GTGGCCCGGGACCGTCGATCCTCACTGGTGCGACGCGCCATATTGCGCGACCGGGGGAAGGAGCTCGACACGGCCCGGGTCGCCCGAGCCGTGGAGACCCTGCGGCACCGCAGCAAGGTCACCCTGCACGACCGCCTGCACCGGTTGCGGATGGCGATGGGCCTCGCCGTGCAGGCGGGCCTCGCCGCCGGACTGTCCTGGCTGGCGGCGCACGAGCTGCTCGGCAACCCGCAACCGGTCTTCGCGCCGATCTCCGCGGTCGGCACCCTCGCCGCCTCGGTCGGCCAGCGGTTCCGTCGTACGGTGGAGCTGATCGTCGGGGTGGCGATCGGGGTGGCCGTCGGCGACTTCCTCATCTACCTGCTCGGCACCGGTCCGTGGCAGCTCGGCCTGGTGGTCACCCTGGCCATCGTGCTGACCATCTTCGCGGGCGCCAGCGTGGCCATCGTCATCCAGGCGGCGGCCACGGCGGTGCTGATCGTCACGCTCAGCCCGTCGACCGAGAACCTGGAGATCCCCCGGTTCATCGACGCGTTCGTCGGCGGCGGCATCGCCCTGCTGGTCACCGCGGTCCTGCTGCCGCTCAATCCGCTGCGGGTCATCAACCGGGCCGCCCGGCCGGCCCTGGACCTGCTCGCCGCCCAGCTCGACATGGCCGCGGACGCCCTGCGGGACCGGGACCGGGACAAGGCCCAGCGGGCCCTGGACCGGCTCCGCAACAACCAGGAGGAGCTGGCCGCCTTCACCGAGGCCATCGAGGGGGCGAAGGAGACCGCCATGCTCTCGCCGGCCCGGTGGCACCGGCGGGACGAGCTCACCCACTACGCCGAGGCCGCCGACCCGATCGACCGGGCGATGCGCAACGCCGGCACGCTGACCCGGCGCGCGGTGACCCTGATCGAGGACGAGGAGCCCATCCCGGAGACGATGCCCGACGCGGTGGCCCATCTCGCCGAGTCGGTCCGCCTGCTCAAGCACGAGTTCGCCGTCGGCGAGGAGCCGGAGCAGGCACGGGAGCGGGCGCTGCGCGCGGTCAGCGAGGCCGGCCGGGCGTACGCCGACGGGGTCGGCTTCTCCGGCAGCGTGGTGATCGCGCAGGTGCGGACCACCGCCAGCGACCTGATGGTGGCCTCCGGCATCAGCCAGGAGGAGGCGAACCGCGGGGTCCGGCAGTCCTTCGGCGACCAGGACCGGCCGGACGGCGAGGGGGAGCGGGACGACGCCCCGAAGCCGCCCGCCGCCCCGCCGCTCGGCTGA
- a CDS encoding HD domain-containing protein, whose protein sequence is MADLLDRWRAAARGAGMTDAAELSRVGEDLLARWREPHRHYHDADHLTAVLDVVDAHAPAAGRPDLVRLAAWCHDAVYDPRAGGDANERDSAALAGTLLTRAGLPADAVAEVRRLVLLTAGHAVEPGDADGALLCDADLAVLAAPPEAYDRYAAAIRREYAHVPEPDFRAGRARVLAGLLALPALFRLPPLARRWEPRARANLTREMSTLR, encoded by the coding sequence GTGGCCGATCTTCTCGACCGGTGGCGGGCCGCGGCCCGGGGCGCCGGGATGACCGACGCGGCGGAGCTGAGCCGGGTCGGCGAGGACCTGCTGGCCCGCTGGCGGGAGCCGCACCGGCACTACCACGACGCCGACCACCTGACGGCCGTCCTCGACGTGGTCGACGCCCATGCGCCGGCCGCCGGGCGGCCGGACCTGGTGCGCCTCGCGGCCTGGTGCCACGACGCCGTCTACGACCCGCGCGCCGGGGGCGACGCCAACGAGCGCGACAGCGCGGCGCTCGCCGGGACGCTGCTCACCCGGGCGGGCCTGCCGGCCGACGCCGTGGCCGAGGTGCGCCGGCTGGTGCTGCTCACCGCCGGGCACGCCGTGGAGCCGGGCGACGCCGACGGTGCGCTGCTCTGCGACGCCGACCTCGCCGTCCTGGCGGCGCCGCCCGAGGCGTACGACCGCTACGCCGCGGCCATCCGACGGGAGTACGCGCACGTGCCCGAGCCCGACTTCCGGGCCGGCCGCGCCCGGGTGCTCGCCGGGCTGCTCGCCCTGCCGGCGCTGTTCCGGCTGCCGCCGCTGGCACGGCGCTGGGAGCCCCGGGCCCGCGCCAACCTGACCCGCGAGATGTCCACGCTCCGCTAG
- a CDS encoding DUF4031 domain-containing protein codes for MLYLDRPAWPWRGRLWSHLISDVSPAELHAFAEMLGVPRRGFDRDHYDIPADRFAMAVWLGARVVPSRELVRLLRQAGLRRPKHLARPRGVEVGAGG; via the coding sequence ATGCTCTACCTGGACCGGCCCGCCTGGCCGTGGCGGGGGCGGCTCTGGTCCCACCTGATCAGCGACGTCTCCCCCGCCGAGCTGCACGCCTTCGCCGAGATGCTGGGCGTGCCCCGCCGGGGGTTCGACCGGGACCACTACGACATCCCGGCCGACCGGTTCGCGATGGCGGTCTGGCTGGGCGCCCGGGTGGTGCCGAGCCGGGAGCTGGTGCGCCTGCTCCGGCAGGCCGGGCTGCGCCGCCCCAAGCACCTGGCCCGCCCGCGTGGGGTGGAGGTGGGTGCGGGGGGCTAG
- a CDS encoding FAD-binding oxidoreductase, which produces MAGSPLLDDLRAALGDDAVLTDPDLLRMHERDEADLCAAGTPLVVVRPRTTAQVAAALRAAARHGVPVVPQGARTGLAGAANAVDGAMVVSMVAMDAVLEIDPVSRIAVVQPGVVNATLAAAVAEQGLWYPPDPGSWESSTIGGNVATNAGGMCCVKYGVTTEYVLGLEVVLASGEVLRTGRRTAKGVAGYDLTRLFVGSEGTLGVITEVTVALRPAPAQSLTMVAVFPSTAAAGAAVAEIAARGLSPSLLELLDRTHLRAIEAYRPMGLRTDAQALLLAAADTGSRAADDLAGLAAVCEAAGADEVYAATDAVEAAALLQARRLAHPAMEKFAAETYPGGNGGLVIDDVAVPRGALAALLDGVARIAVECDVPIGVVGHAGDGNMHPNIVVDRADPASLERGRRAFDEIMRLGLELGGTCTGEHGVGLLKRDWLAREIGPVSLRVHQAIKAALDPAGLLNPGKVL; this is translated from the coding sequence ATGGCCGGATCCCCCCTCCTCGACGACCTGCGGGCGGCGCTCGGCGACGACGCCGTCCTCACCGACCCGGACCTGTTGCGGATGCACGAGCGGGACGAGGCCGACCTCTGCGCCGCAGGTACGCCCCTGGTCGTGGTCCGTCCCCGCACCACCGCACAGGTGGCCGCCGCGCTGCGGGCGGCCGCGCGGCACGGCGTACCGGTGGTGCCGCAGGGGGCGCGCACGGGGCTGGCCGGCGCCGCCAACGCCGTCGACGGCGCGATGGTGGTCAGCATGGTCGCGATGGACGCCGTGCTGGAGATCGACCCGGTGAGCCGGATCGCCGTGGTGCAGCCCGGCGTGGTCAACGCGACGCTCGCCGCCGCCGTGGCGGAGCAGGGGCTGTGGTACCCGCCCGACCCGGGCTCGTGGGAGTCGTCCACGATCGGCGGGAACGTCGCCACCAACGCGGGTGGCATGTGCTGCGTCAAGTACGGCGTCACCACCGAGTACGTGCTGGGCCTGGAGGTGGTACTCGCCTCCGGCGAGGTGCTGCGCACCGGCCGGCGTACCGCCAAGGGGGTGGCCGGGTACGACCTCACCCGGCTCTTCGTCGGCTCCGAGGGCACCCTCGGGGTGATCACCGAGGTGACCGTGGCGCTGCGGCCCGCACCGGCACAGTCGCTGACCATGGTGGCGGTCTTCCCGTCCACCGCCGCGGCCGGCGCGGCCGTCGCCGAGATCGCCGCCCGGGGGCTCTCCCCCAGCCTGCTGGAGCTGCTCGACCGGACGCACCTGCGGGCGATCGAGGCGTACCGCCCGATGGGCCTGCGGACGGACGCCCAGGCGCTGCTGCTGGCCGCCGCCGACACCGGCTCCCGCGCGGCCGACGATCTGGCGGGCCTGGCCGCGGTCTGCGAGGCGGCCGGCGCCGACGAGGTCTACGCGGCCACCGACGCCGTGGAGGCGGCGGCCCTGTTGCAGGCGCGCCGGCTCGCGCACCCGGCGATGGAGAAGTTCGCGGCGGAGACCTACCCGGGCGGCAACGGCGGCCTGGTCATCGACGACGTGGCGGTCCCCCGGGGCGCGTTGGCGGCGCTGCTCGACGGGGTGGCCCGGATCGCGGTGGAGTGCGACGTGCCGATCGGCGTGGTCGGCCACGCCGGCGACGGCAACATGCACCCGAACATCGTGGTGGACCGGGCCGACCCGGCGAGCCTCGAACGCGGCCGGCGCGCGTTCGACGAGATCATGCGCCTCGGCCTCGAACTGGGCGGCACCTGCACCGGCGAGCACGGCGTGGGCCTGCTCAAGCGCGACTGGCTGGCCCGCGAGATCGGCCCGGTGAGCCTGCGGGTGCACCAGGCGATCAAGGCCGCCCTGGACCCGGCCGGCCTGCTCAACCCCGGCAAGGTCCTCTGA
- a CDS encoding glycerol-3-phosphate dehydrogenase/oxidase: MSRTTAGQLSPERRAADLRRLRTERFDVLVIGGGATGAGAALDAASRGLKVALVEARDYAAGTSSRSSKLIHGGLRYLEQLEFHLVHEALTERGLLATRLAPHLVRPVPILVPLPDGRGVRGLPARVFRRSYYGAGVAAYDAFAGVFGGGRGMPLHRHLTREGARRVFPSLRADAVAGAIRYYDGQVDDARLVVTLARTAASLGATVVNSTRAVGLIRQAREVTGVRVRDLEAPAGSPDAEFEVRARTVIAATGVWSDDMSRMLNDVGLRPGIRVRASKGVHLVVPRSAITGEAGLILRTATSVLFVIPWGGHWIIGTTDTDWRLDRSHPAASARDIEYLLDQVNTVLDRPLTTADIEGVYAGLRPLLAGEADSTSKLSREHAVFEPMLGLLLVAGGKYTTYRVMASDVVDRAAHRLGAVRPSRTADLPLLGADGYPATWRDRADLARRHGMPVGVVEHLLERYGTLTRDLLALIDADPLLASPLAGAPEYLAAEVTYAARAEGALHLEDVLTRRTRISFETAHRGLESAGHAAELMGAVLGWDEATRAREVEHYRARVEAERESQLMPDDATADAARLGAPDVRGFAADRGVDDDQAELPSSSR; this comes from the coding sequence GTGTCCCGAACGACGGCCGGCCAGCTCTCCCCCGAGCGCCGGGCCGCCGACCTGCGCCGCCTGCGCACCGAACGCTTCGACGTGCTGGTCATCGGCGGTGGTGCGACCGGGGCGGGTGCCGCCCTGGACGCCGCCTCGCGAGGGCTGAAGGTGGCCCTGGTGGAGGCGCGCGACTACGCCGCCGGCACCTCCAGCCGCTCCAGCAAGCTCATCCACGGGGGCCTGCGCTACCTGGAGCAGTTGGAGTTCCACCTGGTGCACGAGGCGCTCACCGAGCGCGGGCTGCTCGCCACCCGGCTGGCCCCGCACCTGGTCCGGCCGGTGCCCATCCTGGTCCCGCTGCCCGACGGGCGGGGCGTACGCGGCCTGCCGGCCCGGGTGTTCCGCCGCTCCTACTACGGCGCCGGCGTCGCGGCGTACGACGCCTTCGCCGGGGTCTTCGGCGGCGGGCGCGGCATGCCGCTGCACCGGCACCTGACCCGCGAGGGCGCCCGCCGCGTCTTCCCCAGCCTGCGCGCCGACGCCGTGGCCGGCGCGATCCGCTACTACGACGGTCAGGTCGACGACGCGCGGCTGGTGGTGACCCTGGCCCGCACGGCGGCCAGCCTCGGCGCGACCGTGGTGAACAGCACCCGGGCGGTCGGGCTCATCCGGCAGGCCCGCGAGGTGACCGGCGTCCGGGTCCGCGACCTGGAGGCACCCGCCGGCTCCCCGGACGCCGAGTTCGAGGTACGCGCCCGCACCGTCATCGCCGCCACCGGGGTGTGGAGCGACGACATGTCGCGGATGCTGAACGACGTCGGGCTGCGCCCCGGCATCCGCGTCCGGGCCTCCAAGGGCGTGCACCTGGTGGTGCCCCGCTCGGCGATCACCGGCGAGGCCGGGCTGATCCTGCGTACGGCCACCAGCGTGCTCTTCGTCATCCCGTGGGGCGGGCACTGGATCATCGGCACCACCGACACCGACTGGCGGCTGGACCGGTCCCACCCGGCGGCCTCCGCCCGGGACATCGAATACCTGCTGGACCAGGTCAACACGGTGCTCGACCGGCCGCTCACGACGGCCGACATCGAGGGCGTCTACGCCGGGCTGCGGCCGCTGCTGGCCGGCGAGGCGGACTCCACCTCCAAGCTGTCCCGCGAGCACGCCGTCTTCGAGCCGATGCTCGGGCTGCTGCTGGTCGCGGGCGGCAAGTACACGACGTACCGGGTGATGGCCTCCGACGTGGTCGACCGGGCCGCCCACCGGCTCGGCGCCGTACGCCCCTCCCGCACCGCCGACCTGCCGCTGCTCGGCGCCGACGGCTACCCGGCGACGTGGCGGGACCGGGCGGACCTCGCCCGCCGGCACGGGATGCCGGTCGGGGTGGTCGAGCACCTGCTGGAGCGCTACGGCACCCTCACCCGCGACCTGCTCGCGCTGATCGACGCGGACCCGCTGCTGGCCTCCCCGCTGGCCGGCGCACCGGAGTACCTGGCCGCCGAGGTGACGTACGCGGCCCGGGCCGAGGGGGCGCTGCACCTGGAGGACGTGCTCACCCGGCGGACCCGGATCTCCTTCGAGACGGCGCACCGGGGCCTGGAGTCGGCGGGCCACGCGGCCGAGCTGATGGGCGCGGTGCTCGGCTGGGACGAGGCCACCCGGGCCCGCGAGGTGGAGCACTACCGTGCCCGGGTCGAGGCGGAACGCGAGTCCCAGCTGATGCCCGACGACGCCACCGCCGACGCCGCCCGGCTCGGTGCGCCCGACGTACGGGGCTTCGCGGCGGACCGCGGCGTGGACGACGACCAGGCCGAACTGCCGTCCTCGTCCCGCTGA
- a CDS encoding S8 family serine peptidase — protein sequence MEVGPPFPAGQPAPRPLATPGPPSPWAVVAAAVTGCWTVGLVVVGQLGGWLADQVLLASGLDRVVWLWPATVLFTVLLVGAPALTLALLPRSAAVRTTGRTWLAAALALGALGLLRAMPPVHHEAYLAALAATAGLAALVLRALARRVPVATPRVPASAAPPWAPASAAPRRAPTSAATLLGVAGGLALLLPWAWLGALGGLLETVLAGVAAAALGVLAGALLDDAFWSRFTVGEPPRPTRLVLVGGLVAGVALLLLAAGVGQSGAQLPLLLILPPAGFALAALHAAARRPAPTGRPGTGALRPAARWLVGLGVLGPLACTDPEEITLLLASTRDVPFWVAAAAGAGLAVAAVLAVTYGVLLGRGRRPSRRVAGVTAAALLLAVGAVAVGAGQPGLHGERLFVVLREQADLAGVPATTGRAGRDARVAEVHRRLVATAERTQADLRRDLRRLRLDHTPYYLVNAVEVDGGPAVRAWLSRRPEVARVLVSQRVRPLPAPAGRSRGTAPAPGGPEWNVRMLGADRVWSQLGVDGSGIVVGSSDSGVDGGHPALAGSFRGGDDSWHDPWNGTRAPTDQGGHGTHTTGSAVGRGGIGVAPGARWAGCVNLDRNLGNPAYYLDCLQFMLAPFPVGGDPFSDGRPARAPDILTNSWGCPALEGCDPGVLGPATAALDAAGVMVVAAAGNTGPYCGSIDDPPAPYADVLTVGAVDRQRKVTLFSSRGPVPGAAKPDLVAPGDEVLSAMPGGGYAVLSGTSMATPQVAGVVALMWSANPALVGDLPRTRQILRDTATPAVATYAARTQTCGGDRNITGAGLVDAYAAVQAARG from the coding sequence ATGGAGGTCGGCCCCCCGTTCCCCGCTGGTCAACCCGCTCCGAGGCCGTTGGCCACGCCGGGCCCGCCGAGCCCCTGGGCGGTGGTGGCGGCGGCGGTGACCGGCTGCTGGACGGTCGGGCTCGTCGTCGTCGGCCAGCTCGGCGGCTGGCTGGCCGACCAGGTCCTGCTGGCCTCCGGGCTGGACCGCGTGGTCTGGCTCTGGCCGGCGACGGTGCTGTTCACCGTGCTGCTGGTCGGGGCGCCCGCGCTGACGCTGGCCCTGCTGCCCCGCTCGGCGGCGGTCCGCACCACCGGCCGGACCTGGCTGGCGGCGGCGCTCGCGCTCGGCGCGCTGGGGCTGCTCCGGGCGATGCCGCCGGTGCACCACGAGGCGTACCTCGCCGCGCTGGCCGCCACGGCCGGCCTGGCCGCCCTCGTCCTGCGGGCGCTGGCCCGCCGCGTGCCGGTCGCGACCCCCCGGGTGCCCGCGTCGGCCGCCCCGCCCTGGGCACCCGCGTCGGCCGCCCCGCGCCGGGCGCCCACGTCGGCCGCCACGCTGCTCGGGGTGGCCGGCGGGCTGGCGCTGCTGCTGCCCTGGGCCTGGCTGGGCGCCCTCGGTGGGCTGCTGGAGACGGTGCTCGCCGGGGTCGCCGCTGCCGCGCTCGGCGTGCTGGCCGGGGCGCTGCTGGACGACGCCTTCTGGTCCCGCTTCACCGTCGGCGAACCGCCCCGGCCGACCCGGTTGGTGCTGGTCGGCGGGCTGGTCGCCGGGGTCGCCCTGCTGCTGCTCGCCGCCGGGGTCGGCCAGTCCGGGGCCCAGCTTCCCCTGCTGCTGATCCTGCCGCCGGCCGGCTTCGCGCTGGCGGCCCTGCACGCGGCGGCCCGCCGCCCGGCCCCGACCGGGCGACCGGGGACGGGCGCCCTGCGGCCCGCGGCCCGTTGGCTGGTCGGGCTCGGCGTGCTCGGCCCGCTGGCCTGCACCGATCCCGAGGAGATCACCCTCCTCCTGGCCAGCACCCGCGACGTGCCGTTCTGGGTGGCCGCCGCCGCCGGCGCCGGGCTCGCCGTCGCGGCCGTCCTCGCCGTGACGTACGGCGTGCTGCTGGGCCGGGGCCGGCGGCCGAGCCGGCGGGTGGCCGGGGTGACCGCCGCCGCGCTGCTGCTGGCGGTCGGCGCGGTGGCCGTCGGCGCGGGGCAGCCTGGCCTGCATGGCGAGCGGCTGTTCGTGGTGCTCCGCGAGCAGGCCGATCTCGCCGGCGTCCCGGCGACGACCGGTCGGGCCGGCCGGGACGCCCGGGTCGCCGAGGTCCACCGGCGGCTGGTCGCGACCGCCGAGCGGACCCAGGCCGACCTGCGCCGGGACCTGCGCCGGCTGCGGCTCGACCACACCCCCTACTACCTCGTCAACGCCGTCGAGGTGGACGGCGGGCCGGCGGTACGGGCCTGGCTGTCGCGCCGTCCTGAGGTCGCCCGGGTGCTGGTCAGCCAACGGGTGCGACCGCTGCCCGCGCCGGCCGGCCGCAGTCGCGGCACCGCGCCCGCGCCCGGCGGCCCCGAGTGGAACGTCCGGATGCTCGGTGCGGACCGGGTCTGGTCCCAGCTCGGGGTGGACGGCTCCGGGATCGTGGTGGGCAGCTCGGACTCGGGCGTGGACGGCGGGCATCCCGCGCTGGCGGGCAGCTTCCGGGGCGGCGACGACTCCTGGCACGACCCGTGGAACGGCACCCGGGCGCCGACCGACCAGGGCGGGCACGGCACCCACACGACGGGCAGCGCGGTGGGCCGGGGCGGCATCGGGGTCGCCCCGGGCGCCCGGTGGGCCGGCTGCGTCAACCTGGACCGCAATCTCGGCAATCCCGCGTACTACCTCGACTGCCTCCAGTTCATGCTGGCGCCCTTCCCGGTGGGCGGGGACCCGTTCAGCGACGGGCGCCCGGCACGCGCGCCGGACATCCTCACCAACTCGTGGGGCTGCCCGGCGCTCGAAGGCTGCGACCCGGGCGTGCTCGGGCCGGCCACCGCCGCCCTGGACGCCGCCGGCGTCATGGTGGTGGCAGCGGCCGGCAACACCGGGCCGTACTGCGGCTCGATCGACGACCCGCCCGCCCCGTACGCGGACGTGCTGACCGTCGGCGCGGTCGACCGGCAGCGCAAGGTCACCCTCTTCTCGTCGCGGGGACCGGTGCCGGGGGCGGCCAAGCCGGACCTGGTCGCGCCCGGCGACGAGGTGCTGTCGGCGATGCCGGGCGGCGGGTACGCCGTCCTGAGCGGCACCTCGATGGCGACGCCGCAGGTGGCCGGCGTGGTGGCGCTGATGTGGTCGGCCAACCCGGCGCTGGTCGGCGACCTGCCCCGCACCCGGCAGATCCTGCGGGACACCGCGACCCCGGCCGTGGCCACGTACGCCGCCCGGACGCAGACCTGCGGGGGCGACCGGAACATCACCGGTGCCGGCCTGGTCGACGCGTACGCCGCCGTCCAAGCGGCGCGGGGGTGA
- a CDS encoding dienelactone hydrolase family protein, with translation MADVVLFHHLHGLTEGLREFAEQLRAGGHSVHTPDLFDGERPATLDEGFALTKRIGREVLRERADRAVAELPDGLVHAGFSWGAATAQRLAQTRPGARGALLYESCLPVTGEWAVGPWPAGVPVQIHGMDADPFFALEGDIEAARELVGIVGPDLGELFVYPGDQHLFTDSTLPSYDAEATALVLRRSREFLDRLG, from the coding sequence ATGGCCGACGTGGTCCTGTTCCACCATCTGCACGGGCTCACCGAGGGGCTGCGCGAGTTCGCCGAACAGTTGCGGGCGGGCGGGCACAGCGTGCACACCCCCGACCTGTTCGACGGTGAACGCCCGGCGACCCTCGACGAGGGCTTCGCGCTCACGAAACGCATCGGGCGCGAGGTGCTGCGCGAGCGCGCCGACCGGGCCGTGGCCGAGCTGCCCGACGGGCTGGTCCACGCGGGCTTCTCCTGGGGCGCCGCCACCGCCCAGCGGCTCGCCCAGACCCGGCCCGGCGCCCGTGGCGCGCTGCTCTACGAATCCTGCCTGCCCGTCACCGGCGAATGGGCCGTCGGCCCCTGGCCCGCCGGGGTTCCGGTGCAGATCCACGGTATGGACGCCGACCCGTTCTTCGCCCTGGAGGGCGACATCGAAGCCGCCCGCGAGCTGGTCGGCATCGTCGGCCCCGACCTCGGCGAGCTGTTCGTCTACCCGGGCGACCAGCACCTGTTCACCGACAGCACGCTGCCGTCGTACGACGCGGAGGCGACGGCACTGGTGCTGCGGCGCTCGCGGGAGTTCCTCGACCGGCTGGGGTGA
- a CDS encoding helix-turn-helix domain-containing protein has product MSSNERIPDYDLDELLVVTAPAQLRALADPLRATLLELLLERAATVTELARAVDRPKSSVAYHVTALVDAGLLKVVRTRRVRAIDERYYGRVARTLYIGALTRPEDRQVATAVNGLAEAVAESAVAHAADDLRCTLVHARIPIEEVRAFWAEVQALARRFAQIPRSGDQVYGFVAGLYPTDAPTLPEREPEPEREPKPEPEPKPGPAG; this is encoded by the coding sequence ATGTCGAGCAATGAGCGGATCCCGGACTACGACCTCGACGAGCTGCTCGTGGTCACCGCGCCCGCGCAGCTTCGCGCGCTGGCCGATCCCCTGCGCGCCACCCTCCTGGAGCTGCTCCTGGAGCGGGCCGCCACGGTGACCGAGCTGGCCCGGGCGGTCGACCGGCCGAAGAGCAGCGTCGCCTACCACGTGACCGCGCTCGTCGACGCCGGCCTGCTCAAGGTGGTGCGGACCCGGCGGGTGCGGGCGATCGACGAGCGGTACTACGGCCGGGTTGCCCGCACGCTCTACATCGGCGCGCTCACCCGTCCCGAGGACAGACAGGTCGCGACCGCCGTCAACGGGCTCGCGGAGGCCGTCGCCGAATCGGCCGTCGCCCACGCCGCCGACGACCTGCGCTGCACCCTCGTGCACGCCCGCATCCCGATCGAGGAGGTACGCGCGTTCTGGGCCGAGGTGCAGGCGCTGGCCCGCCGCTTCGCCCAGATCCCCCGGTCCGGCGACCAGGTGTACGGATTCGTCGCCGGCCTCTACCCCACCGACGCGCCGACCCTTCCCGAGCGCGAGCCCGAGCCGGAGCGCGAGCCGAAGCCCGAGCCCGAGCCGAAACCCGGGCCGGCCGGCTGA
- a CDS encoding GNAT family N-acetyltransferase: MDLKIVELGPDRRPAVVELCGRALDLPEDAAEAPAVVDTLWARAAAHRPVFAWGAHRQGRLVGVLIGSLAAGDGDARGHVDLVAVAPEERRRGVGRALLATAEARFAELGAVEVLLAGNPPYYAWPGIDVRYTPAVCAALALGYRQDRTAWNMTADLSYDGSPALRPTEPAEARLAGQGVTVRRAEAGDLPALAEFARATFGGAWDAELAGSVGREGAGCHLAERDGVVLGFAAYGSSRPSWFGPMGTAPAAEGSGIGGVLLRRCLREQRAAGVTAAQIGWVGPVPFYSGSAGARIERVFFLYRRTLGD, from the coding sequence ATGGACCTGAAGATCGTCGAGCTGGGACCCGACCGGCGGCCCGCCGTGGTGGAGCTCTGCGGGCGGGCACTGGACCTGCCGGAGGACGCGGCCGAGGCGCCGGCTGTCGTGGACACCCTGTGGGCGCGGGCCGCCGCCCACCGCCCGGTGTTCGCGTGGGGCGCGCACCGGCAGGGGCGCCTCGTCGGTGTGCTCATCGGCTCCCTCGCCGCCGGCGACGGCGACGCCCGTGGTCACGTCGACCTGGTCGCGGTGGCACCGGAGGAGCGGCGACGCGGTGTCGGGAGGGCCCTGCTGGCGACCGCCGAGGCGCGGTTCGCCGAGCTCGGCGCGGTGGAGGTGCTGCTCGCCGGGAATCCGCCGTACTACGCCTGGCCCGGGATCGACGTGCGCTACACCCCGGCGGTCTGCGCTGCGCTGGCGCTCGGCTACCGGCAGGACCGGACGGCGTGGAACATGACCGCCGACCTGTCGTACGACGGCTCGCCCGCGCTGCGCCCGACGGAGCCGGCGGAGGCGCGGCTGGCCGGGCAGGGCGTCACGGTCCGGCGCGCCGAGGCGGGTGACCTGCCGGCGCTGGCGGAGTTCGCCCGCGCCACCTTCGGCGGGGCCTGGGACGCCGAACTGGCCGGCTCGGTGGGCCGGGAGGGGGCGGGCTGCCACCTGGCCGAGCGCGACGGCGTGGTGCTCGGCTTCGCCGCGTACGGGTCGTCGCGGCCGAGCTGGTTCGGCCCGATGGGCACCGCCCCGGCGGCCGAGGGCTCGGGGATCGGCGGGGTGCTGCTGCGCCGCTGCCTGCGCGAGCAGCGGGCGGCGGGCGTGACGGCTGCGCAGATCGGCTGGGTCGGGCCGGTCCCGTTCTACTCGGGCAGCGCGGGTGCCCGGATCGAGCGCGTCTTCTTCCTGTACCGCAGGACGCTCGGCGACTGA